The Candidatus Hydrogenedentota bacterium genome includes a region encoding these proteins:
- a CDS encoding lysoplasmalogenase — protein MTIRQGTVLPEKEIAMPIALSVVYLFLALAGTGLNLVHLEIGAGIVKSLPAIFLAACAWAYSRPRFGPWVALGVALGSVGDYSLSNAERSWFMAGLGAFLAGHVAYSIAFAKDLRWTPARAWIVGVCTLAMAALTAAVSIRMAHANAFAEIPPVCVYVTVMGVMMALAVFHESPTRLIAAGAVVFVISDAHIAVNHMLLDTARLGLALSGYATYYLAQYLIVAGAIAEARQWAAVSTNTME, from the coding sequence ATGACTATACGACAAGGAACCGTTCTTCCCGAAAAAGAGATCGCGATGCCGATCGCCCTTTCGGTTGTCTATCTTTTCCTGGCATTGGCGGGAACGGGCTTGAATCTGGTCCATTTGGAGATCGGCGCGGGCATCGTCAAATCCCTGCCCGCCATCTTCCTTGCCGCATGCGCATGGGCCTACTCGCGCCCACGGTTCGGACCCTGGGTCGCGCTGGGCGTCGCGCTCGGTTCTGTAGGCGATTACAGCCTGTCGAACGCCGAACGTTCGTGGTTTATGGCGGGACTTGGCGCATTCCTCGCCGGACACGTCGCCTATTCCATCGCCTTCGCGAAAGATCTGCGATGGACTCCGGCACGAGCATGGATCGTCGGCGTGTGTACGCTGGCGATGGCCGCCTTGACGGCCGCCGTGTCCATTCGCATGGCGCACGCAAATGCGTTCGCCGAAATTCCGCCCGTGTGCGTGTACGTGACGGTTATGGGCGTCATGATGGCGCTGGCCGTGTTTCACGAAAGTCCGACGCGGCTTATTGCGGCCGGCGCCGTCGTCTTCGTCATTTCCGACGCCCACATCGCCGTCAACCACATGCTGCTCGATACCGCCCGCCTCGGCCTCGCCCTCTCCGGCTACGCAACCTACTACCTCGCGCAATATCTCATTGTGGCCGGCGCGATCGCCGAAGCAAGGCAATGGGCGGCGGTTTCCACAAATACGATGGAATAG
- a CDS encoding P-loop NTPase, with translation MQGCIQRNRRSWAVYLCAEQNVPRKTPEIVAVGGGKGGVGKSCFAVNTAVEIARKGYRVVLVDADLSCANIETFLGTRSDRRLDDFFHQKGGKNLGAVVCDTPFENLRLVPGTTGLLDVANPKYQQKLALIRELRQIEADLIIVDLDAGAHLNTLDFFLLTENNGILVITPEKTSIDNAFKFLRAALFRRIERFYQSPEVALLLKRNETLTDFLDAIQVSDVFEPEVREQVCGEMTALAQSLRPKIVVNKAHNAYEAQIAANILAKYARQYLRIEPSNLGFIYFDKLVSDSVNAGTPFVVSHPAQKVSACVADLANRLGYV, from the coding sequence ATGCAGGGCTGCATCCAACGGAATCGGAGATCTTGGGCGGTGTATCTCTGTGCGGAACAGAACGTCCCCAGGAAGACCCCGGAAATCGTTGCTGTTGGCGGGGGAAAAGGCGGTGTGGGCAAGAGTTGTTTTGCCGTCAACACAGCGGTCGAGATTGCGCGAAAAGGTTATCGGGTCGTCTTGGTGGATGCGGATTTGAGTTGCGCGAACATCGAGACTTTTCTCGGCACGCGATCAGACCGCCGTCTCGACGATTTTTTCCATCAGAAAGGCGGGAAAAATCTGGGGGCGGTGGTGTGCGACACGCCGTTCGAAAATTTGCGTCTTGTGCCGGGCACCACAGGCCTGCTCGATGTCGCCAATCCGAAATACCAGCAGAAACTGGCCCTGATTCGGGAACTTCGCCAGATCGAGGCGGATTTGATCATCGTGGATTTGGACGCCGGCGCGCATTTGAACACGCTCGATTTTTTCCTCTTGACGGAAAACAACGGGATTCTCGTAATTACGCCGGAAAAGACGAGCATTGACAACGCGTTCAAGTTTCTTCGGGCGGCGTTGTTTCGCCGGATCGAGCGGTTCTACCAGTCGCCGGAGGTGGCGTTGTTGCTCAAGCGCAACGAGACCTTGACAGACTTCCTGGACGCGATTCAGGTGTCGGACGTCTTCGAACCCGAAGTGCGCGAGCAGGTATGCGGCGAAATGACGGCGCTTGCGCAATCGCTACGCCCGAAGATCGTGGTCAACAAGGCGCACAATGCCTACGAGGCGCAAATCGCGGCCAACATACTGGCCAAATATGCGCGGCAGTATCTGCGCATCGAGCCGTCTAATCTCGGTTTCATCTATTTCGACAAACTCGTTTCAGATAGCGTCAACGCGGGAACGCCGTTCGTCGTGAGCCATCCGGCCCAGAAAGTATCGGCCTGCGTGGCGGATTTGGCGAACCGGCTGGGATATGTCTGA
- a CDS encoding polymer-forming cytoskeletal protein produces MTDVARRKPLALDADLPDAGGSGDSYAELEKAAKSDSFFHRISTSFQEMLQTSRGGDSSQTGELELSDSTTVSADDIAIRRAKNVTPKRMIVPEGVIIGGSMTSGSETEICGRVDGDVIVDGKLFLGQTALISGNVRATSCRVEGLVEGKLECSQEVDVGKTGRLNADALAGKRIAIAGQIFGNVSTGGLLRLAATGRVEGNIQARQLVIEEGSTFNGRCIMRTPAQRTET; encoded by the coding sequence ATGACGGATGTGGCACGCCGAAAACCCTTGGCGCTGGATGCGGATTTACCCGATGCGGGCGGCAGCGGCGATTCCTATGCGGAACTGGAAAAGGCCGCGAAAAGTGATTCGTTTTTTCACCGAATCAGCACGTCGTTTCAGGAAATGCTCCAGACAAGCCGGGGCGGAGATTCCTCGCAGACCGGCGAACTGGAGTTGTCCGATTCCACCACGGTGTCGGCCGACGATATCGCTATCCGGCGCGCGAAAAACGTGACGCCCAAGCGCATGATCGTGCCCGAAGGCGTGATCATCGGCGGATCGATGACCAGCGGGTCCGAGACCGAAATCTGCGGGCGCGTTGACGGGGATGTCATTGTGGACGGCAAGCTGTTTCTTGGGCAGACCGCGCTCATTTCGGGCAACGTCCGGGCAACCTCGTGCCGGGTCGAGGGGCTTGTGGAAGGCAAACTCGAATGTTCGCAGGAGGTGGACGTGGGCAAAACAGGCCGCCTGAATGCCGACGCGCTGGCGGGCAAACGCATTGCCATAGCCGGACAGATTTTCGGCAATGTCAGTACGGGCGGCCTTTTGCGGCTGGCCGCCACGGGCCGCGTGGAAGGAAATATCCAGGCGCGGCAATTGGTTATTGAAGAAGGTTCAACGTTCAACGGGCGTTGCATCATGCGCACGCCGGCACAGAGGACTGAGACGTAA
- a CDS encoding zinc metallopeptidase: MYFPLFDPTMILLIPAMILAVWAQIKVKSTYAKFSQVATRSGLTGADVAKLILQDANIPLSNDPSRFPGGVACGLAAIPGELTDHYDPRTRMLNLSEDIYYGRSIAALGIAAHEVGHAIQHAQLYGPLALRNIIYPVCGLGSTLAFPLFFIGLIANFGVLMQVAILLFTLAVFFTVLTLPVEFNASRRALLALENGGYLTADELYGARKVLSAAAMTYIAAAAMAIMQLIRMLLIARSRD, translated from the coding sequence ATGTATTTTCCGCTGTTCGATCCGACCATGATCCTGCTCATTCCGGCGATGATCCTGGCGGTATGGGCGCAAATCAAAGTCAAAAGCACGTATGCGAAGTTCAGCCAGGTCGCCACGCGATCGGGACTGACCGGCGCGGATGTCGCCAAACTGATTTTGCAGGATGCCAATATCCCGTTGTCGAACGATCCCAGCCGGTTCCCGGGCGGAGTCGCTTGCGGGCTGGCGGCGATTCCCGGCGAACTGACGGATCATTACGATCCGCGGACCCGGATGTTGAACTTGTCGGAAGACATTTATTACGGCCGCAGTATCGCGGCGCTGGGCATCGCGGCCCATGAAGTCGGCCATGCCATTCAGCACGCCCAATTGTACGGTCCGCTCGCGCTGCGAAATATCATCTATCCGGTGTGCGGACTTGGTTCGACGTTGGCGTTCCCGCTGTTTTTTATCGGGTTGATAGCGAATTTCGGCGTGTTGATGCAGGTGGCCATCCTGTTGTTCACGCTGGCGGTGTTCTTCACGGTATTGACGCTGCCGGTCGAGTTCAACGCCAGCCGGCGCGCGCTGCTCGCGCTCGAAAACGGCGGTTATCTTACCGCGGATGAATTATACGGCGCGCGCAAGGTTCTAAGCGCCGCCGCGATGACCTATATCGCCGCCGCCGCCATGGCTATCATGCAACTGATCCGCATGCTGTTGATTGCCAGAAGCCGCGACTGA
- a CDS encoding thermonuclease family protein — protein sequence MAHMMCFLFHTMPQRRLFGLLTVLFLAFQSAATADFSGTVDWVAAVNRIGVKHDGIMEVVELFGVKAPQAPPELTARALAATKRLCLKKEVTVRVMGSIKYGEVWGQVTLPDQRRLDLILLSDGYVRWDRFAAPDDVLIRNREAGARKASKGLWAAEYREIEDSADEPSTLGVKALIHAVPGDAEQVYLVAFNRHFHRPRCVYLNQPGVSITKGEAVKKGYSPCPVCGRYRIPQTLKNRKWLPPSTLPHRDSVSMPLPIPRLEIAPSAPFPRVQTPD from the coding sequence ATGGCGCACATGATGTGTTTTCTTTTTCATACGATGCCGCAGCGCCGCCTGTTTGGCCTGTTGACGGTTCTTTTTCTCGCGTTTCAAAGCGCTGCGACGGCGGACTTTAGCGGGACAGTGGATTGGGTAGCCGCCGTAAACCGGATTGGCGTAAAGCACGATGGAATCATGGAGGTCGTGGAACTGTTCGGCGTGAAAGCCCCCCAGGCGCCGCCCGAGTTGACGGCCCGCGCCTTGGCGGCCACCAAACGGCTTTGCCTGAAAAAGGAAGTGACCGTCCGCGTCATGGGAAGCATCAAATACGGGGAAGTATGGGGGCAGGTGACGCTGCCGGATCAGCGCCGCCTCGATCTAATCCTGCTGTCGGACGGATACGTTCGATGGGACCGCTTCGCCGCGCCGGACGATGTGCTTATCCGGAATCGGGAAGCCGGCGCCCGCAAGGCATCGAAGGGGCTTTGGGCGGCGGAATACCGCGAAATCGAGGATTCCGCCGATGAACCAAGCACCTTGGGCGTGAAAGCCTTGATTCATGCGGTGCCGGGAGACGCCGAACAGGTCTATCTGGTCGCCTTCAATAGACATTTCCACAGACCGCGATGCGTGTATCTCAATCAGCCGGGCGTTTCGATTACGAAGGGGGAAGCCGTAAAAAAGGGCTACTCGCCCTGTCCGGTATGCGGACGCTATCGAATCCCTCAAACTCTCAAGAACAGGAAATGGCTGCCACCCTCGACGCTGCCGCACCGGGATTCCGTCTCCATGCCGTTGCCCATTCCCCGGCTCGAGATTGCGCCTTCCGCGCCGTTTCCCCGCGTTCAAACGCCCGATTGA
- a CDS encoding DUF4838 domain-containing protein, producing MNRRRFMGLAAGAVLETGGIRTMPEREKSFVTTRGVVILPSDTETFPWPERAKRAGLTTIGLHLDPVLREAFVKSGKGHAFMASCKRLGLEVEYESHALNNLLPRDLFAKYPEMFRMNDEGRRVPDANLCVSNPDGVNRVCENAASYARRYPPTTHRHFFWTDDGQPMCRCPKCRGLSDSDQALLLENEMLKAIRRNDAMATLAHLVYHGTLDPPSQVKPLPGIFLEFAPIQRNYRQPIRNRDAPEYARLQDALDANLAVFGADNAQVLEYWLDVSFHSNWKRDALARIPWERSITEDDAAYYTGRGIRRITTFAVWLDGAYVERFGDPPLDEYGRILRDIRKKRK from the coding sequence ATGAATAGACGGCGTTTCATGGGTCTTGCAGCCGGCGCGGTTTTGGAAACAGGAGGCATCCGCACCATGCCCGAACGCGAAAAATCCTTCGTGACCACGCGGGGCGTCGTGATTTTGCCGTCGGATACCGAGACCTTTCCATGGCCGGAACGGGCCAAACGGGCCGGACTCACCACCATCGGCCTGCACCTCGATCCGGTGTTGCGTGAAGCGTTCGTGAAATCGGGAAAAGGACATGCGTTCATGGCCTCGTGCAAGCGCCTCGGCCTGGAGGTCGAGTACGAATCGCATGCCCTAAACAACCTGCTGCCCCGCGATCTGTTCGCGAAATATCCCGAAATGTTCCGCATGAACGACGAAGGGCGACGCGTGCCCGACGCCAACCTCTGCGTGAGCAACCCGGACGGGGTCAATCGGGTGTGCGAAAACGCCGCCTCGTATGCGCGGCGCTACCCTCCCACAACGCATCGCCACTTCTTCTGGACCGACGACGGCCAGCCCATGTGCCGGTGTCCAAAATGCCGCGGTCTGTCGGACAGCGATCAGGCGCTGTTGCTCGAAAACGAAATGTTGAAGGCCATCCGGCGCAATGACGCAATGGCCACGCTGGCCCATCTCGTCTACCACGGCACGCTGGACCCCCCGTCGCAGGTCAAGCCCCTTCCCGGCATTTTCCTCGAATTCGCGCCGATCCAGCGCAACTACCGACAGCCGATTCGCAACCGCGATGCGCCCGAATACGCGCGGCTGCAGGATGCGCTCGACGCGAACCTGGCGGTATTCGGCGCGGACAACGCGCAAGTGCTCGAATATTGGCTGGACGTGTCCTTCCACTCGAACTGGAAGCGCGACGCCTTGGCCCGCATCCCGTGGGAGCGATCAATTACAGAAGACGATGCGGCCTACTATACGGGCCGCGGCATTCGCCGCATCACGACATTTGCCGTCTGGCTCGACGGCGCCTATGTGGAACGGTTCGGCGACCCACCCCTGGATGAATACGGCCGCATTCTCCGCGACATACGGAAAAAGCGCAAATAG
- a CDS encoding glycoside hydrolase N-terminal domain-containing protein produces the protein MMYSAFVFMILAAPADGGLHYDKPAMVWDEAFPLGNGNLGALVWGDGNPVKISLDRTDLWDLRPVPEFHSADYMYARMREWEKAGKFEDLLNLYDRPYERPAPTKIPAGRIELTIGGAPAFQSADLSLDDATAAMAFRNGAQARVWIHATQCVGVIEADGAESISAKLVAPAFGGKEAGPAKPAIVAGELAQLGYPKPVCTSGETWSAYEQEGWGGFRFAVHLAWKAEAGAWRGAWSVVSSRESADPLKEAKANVERALADASRASHEAWWKAYWEKTWISAPNKAIERQWRLDTYKFGAASRRGSPPITLQGPWTADDGKLPPWKGDYHHDLNTQLSYWPCYSGNRLDEGLSYLDWLWETRGNCREWTQRFFGMPGMNVPMTADLNNNQIGGWRQYTHSATTGAWLAHHFYLHWKFSMDRAFLEQRAYPYLRDCATFLEAVTNERDATGKRTLPLSSSPEINDNRPNAWFPTITNYDLALIRWLFTATAEMASTLDNNDDAAHWRAVCGEMPELSLGDDGRLLVAKNYPLPESHRHFSHLMAIHPLGLIDRSQGPESERIIRASLDELERLGSKHWCGYSFAWLANLAARAGDGAKAEQALETFATAFVLRNGFHCNGDQSGKGYSRFTYRPFTLEGNFAAAAGLQEMLLQSHTGVIEVFPAIPETWRDAAFHALRAQGAFLVSAARKEGKTRRVEIVAERGGTCRLRSPFSDRTLEFAMAPGQCIVLENDPA, from the coding sequence ATGATGTATTCGGCGTTTGTGTTCATGATTCTGGCGGCGCCCGCCGACGGCGGCCTGCATTACGACAAACCGGCGATGGTTTGGGACGAGGCCTTCCCGCTGGGCAACGGCAACCTGGGCGCATTGGTCTGGGGCGACGGCAATCCCGTCAAGATTTCGCTGGACCGGACGGATCTTTGGGACTTGCGGCCCGTGCCGGAATTCCATTCGGCGGACTACATGTATGCCCGGATGCGTGAATGGGAAAAGGCCGGCAAGTTCGAGGATTTGCTGAATCTCTATGACCGCCCCTACGAACGGCCCGCGCCGACCAAGATACCCGCGGGGCGCATCGAACTCACGATCGGCGGCGCACCGGCGTTCCAGAGCGCGGATTTGTCGCTCGACGATGCCACGGCGGCGATGGCCTTCAGAAATGGCGCACAGGCGCGCGTGTGGATTCATGCGACGCAATGCGTGGGCGTCATCGAGGCGGACGGGGCGGAATCCATTTCGGCGAAACTGGTTGCGCCGGCCTTTGGCGGCAAGGAAGCCGGCCCCGCGAAACCGGCGATCGTCGCGGGGGAACTGGCGCAACTCGGCTATCCGAAGCCTGTTTGCACGTCCGGCGAAACATGGTCGGCTTACGAGCAGGAAGGGTGGGGCGGATTTCGTTTCGCGGTGCATCTCGCATGGAAGGCGGAAGCGGGCGCATGGCGCGGCGCCTGGTCGGTTGTTTCGAGCCGCGAGAGCGCCGATCCGTTGAAAGAGGCCAAGGCAAATGTGGAGCGCGCGCTGGCCGATGCGTCGCGGGCGTCGCACGAAGCCTGGTGGAAAGCCTATTGGGAAAAGACATGGATTTCGGCGCCGAACAAGGCCATCGAACGCCAGTGGCGCCTTGACACCTACAAATTCGGCGCGGCCAGCCGGCGCGGCTCGCCGCCGATCACGCTGCAGGGGCCATGGACGGCGGACGACGGCAAACTCCCCCCCTGGAAAGGGGACTACCATCACGATCTGAACACGCAGTTGAGTTATTGGCCCTGTTACAGCGGCAACCGCCTCGACGAGGGACTGAGTTATCTCGATTGGCTGTGGGAGACGCGCGGAAATTGCCGGGAATGGACGCAACGGTTCTTCGGCATGCCGGGTATGAATGTCCCAATGACGGCGGACTTGAACAACAATCAGATCGGCGGATGGCGGCAGTACACGCATTCCGCCACGACCGGCGCATGGCTCGCCCACCATTTCTATCTGCACTGGAAATTCAGCATGGACCGCGCCTTTCTCGAACAACGCGCCTATCCCTACCTGCGCGATTGCGCGACGTTCCTCGAGGCGGTCACGAACGAGCGCGACGCAACGGGCAAACGGACCCTTCCCCTGAGTTCATCGCCCGAAATCAACGACAACCGGCCCAACGCATGGTTTCCCACGATAACCAACTACGACCTTGCGCTGATTCGCTGGCTGTTCACAGCCACCGCCGAAATGGCCAGCACGCTCGATAACAACGACGACGCGGCCCATTGGCGCGCGGTGTGCGGGGAAATGCCCGAGCTGAGTCTCGGCGATGACGGACGCCTGCTTGTCGCAAAGAACTATCCGCTGCCGGAATCCCATCGGCATTTTTCACATCTGATGGCCATCCATCCCCTCGGCCTGATTGATCGATCGCAAGGACCCGAATCCGAGCGCATAATTCGCGCCTCGCTCGATGAACTCGAACGGCTCGGCTCAAAGCACTGGTGCGGGTACAGTTTTGCATGGCTCGCGAACCTCGCCGCGCGGGCCGGCGACGGCGCCAAGGCCGAACAAGCGCTTGAAACCTTTGCGACGGCCTTCGTATTGCGCAACGGTTTCCACTGCAACGGCGATCAATCCGGCAAGGGATACAGCCGGTTCACGTATCGTCCCTTCACGCTCGAGGGCAATTTCGCGGCAGCCGCGGGGCTTCAGGAAATGCTGCTCCAAAGCCATACCGGCGTCATCGAAGTATTCCCCGCGATTCCCGAAACATGGCGCGACGCGGCCTTTCACGCGCTGCGCGCACAGGGCGCGTTTCTCGTTTCCGCGGCTCGGAAAGAAGGCAAAACGCGGCGCGTCGAAATTGTGGCCGAACGAGGCGGGACATGCCGGTTACGGTCGCCTTTCAGCGACCGGACGCTTGAATTCGCCATGGCTCCCGGACAATGCATTGTCCTTGAAAACGATCCCGCGTAA
- a CDS encoding response regulator transcription factor, with product MPVRVFILDDHAVFRSGLKALLERERDFQIVGETGSGVDALNALDEHPVDVLLLDISIPGLPGPRVAEAALRKFPKLGIVVLTMHEDEYYLQELLRIGVRGYVLKKSSDQELVHAINAVARGESYIDPTLAHLVISPYVGRTTPKKSDRVSLLTQREQEVCQLLAYGYTNTQVAERLFISERTVETHRNNIMGKLELKTRAELVRFAIDNGLFKLS from the coding sequence ATGCCGGTTCGGGTCTTCATACTTGACGATCATGCCGTGTTCCGCAGCGGCCTCAAGGCCTTGCTGGAACGGGAGCGAGATTTCCAAATCGTCGGTGAAACGGGTTCGGGCGTGGATGCGCTCAATGCGCTGGACGAACACCCCGTAGACGTCCTGTTGCTCGACATTAGCATCCCCGGCCTGCCCGGCCCGCGCGTGGCCGAAGCCGCCTTGCGCAAGTTTCCGAAGCTGGGCATTGTCGTCCTGACCATGCACGAGGACGAATACTATCTGCAGGAACTTCTACGGATCGGCGTTCGCGGCTATGTGCTCAAGAAGTCGAGCGATCAGGAACTGGTGCATGCGATCAACGCCGTGGCGCGGGGCGAAAGTTACATCGATCCCACCCTGGCGCATCTGGTGATATCGCCCTACGTCGGCCGGACCACCCCCAAGAAATCCGACCGGGTTTCGCTGCTCACCCAACGCGAGCAGGAAGTCTGCCAGTTGCTCGCCTACGGCTATACCAACACACAAGTCGCCGAACGCCTGTTCATCTCCGAACGCACCGTCGAAACGCACCGCAACAACATCATGGGCAAGCTCGAACTCAAAACGCGCGCCGAGCTAGTCCGTTTTGCCATAGACAACGGCCTGTTCAAATTGTCCTGA
- a CDS encoding sensor histidine kinase, with product MFNACRQIIARLVWLALSVPIFLKVLGIGFLVTLLFGGVAFHQISVGMFHTHYQVHGETALSIATALADRIAPLLIEKQIADVDRELTNTMNAFPDVRYIIVQAPDRQIVSHGFAFPQEAPADLLINNKNLCMGCHADPKSFEVTTGLMDVPARKLKLGTRRIRAYQRREGLILEAWASVNDTRQDIIRLGVGDRIIAKEITSISRSLFWSLALCVAVGLSLALILTYAIVRPVHNLLQATNQIREGNFQARADVFSQDEIGQLSLAFNQMAEGLESYREKVREKEAIRQSLLARIVEVQEEERKSIARELHDQLGQSLSTTLLSIEAACKELPLHADRFNNVKNGIREMIDEVRRIAWHARPSILDDYGLDQALARYTQEISKLLPFKIDYQYVARDEAGRLPNPIEVTLYRIAQEGCTNIIRHARATQASLILLRHGHEVHLVIEDDGCGFDVPALEKGSRPPLGLLGIRERVALIGGEFTVDSAPGKGTTLRVRISLENERDGG from the coding sequence GTGTTCAACGCATGTAGACAGATCATCGCGCGACTGGTTTGGCTGGCCTTGTCGGTGCCGATCTTTTTAAAGGTTCTGGGGATCGGATTTCTGGTGACGCTGCTGTTCGGAGGGGTTGCATTCCACCAAATCAGCGTTGGAATGTTTCACACGCACTATCAGGTCCACGGCGAAACGGCGCTCTCGATTGCCACGGCGCTGGCGGACCGCATCGCGCCCTTGCTGATCGAAAAACAAATTGCCGACGTGGATCGCGAACTGACCAACACGATGAACGCGTTCCCCGACGTGCGTTACATCATCGTCCAGGCGCCGGATCGCCAAATCGTCTCCCATGGCTTTGCCTTTCCGCAGGAAGCGCCGGCGGATCTGCTAATCAACAACAAGAACCTCTGCATGGGCTGCCACGCCGATCCCAAGTCGTTCGAGGTCACGACCGGCCTGATGGACGTCCCCGCCCGCAAGCTGAAGTTGGGGACGAGACGCATCCGGGCCTATCAACGGCGGGAGGGATTGATTCTCGAAGCGTGGGCATCGGTCAACGACACGCGACAAGACATCATCCGGCTGGGCGTTGGGGATCGGATTATCGCAAAAGAAATCACGTCCATCAGCCGCTCGTTGTTCTGGAGCCTGGCGCTGTGCGTGGCGGTGGGATTGTCGCTGGCGCTTATTCTGACCTATGCGATCGTTCGTCCCGTCCACAATCTGCTTCAAGCGACCAATCAGATCCGGGAAGGCAATTTTCAGGCCCGCGCGGATGTGTTCAGCCAGGATGAGATCGGGCAATTGTCCCTGGCCTTCAATCAGATGGCGGAGGGTCTCGAATCCTACCGGGAAAAGGTGCGCGAGAAAGAGGCCATCCGCCAGTCGCTGCTGGCCCGGATTGTGGAAGTGCAGGAAGAGGAACGCAAGAGCATCGCGCGCGAACTGCACGATCAACTGGGGCAGTCCCTCTCCACGACGCTGTTGTCCATCGAGGCCGCGTGCAAGGAACTGCCCCTCCATGCCGACCGGTTCAACAACGTGAAAAACGGCATTCGCGAAATGATTGACGAAGTCCGGCGCATTGCATGGCATGCGCGCCCGTCCATCCTGGACGATTACGGTCTGGATCAGGCGCTGGCGCGGTATACCCAGGAAATCTCGAAATTGCTGCCCTTCAAGATTGACTATCAATATGTCGCGCGGGACGAGGCCGGGCGGTTGCCCAATCCCATCGAGGTGACGCTGTACCGGATTGCGCAGGAAGGCTGCACCAACATCATACGCCACGCGCGCGCCACCCAGGCCAGCCTCATTCTGTTGCGCCACGGCCATGAAGTGCATCTGGTGATCGAGGACGACGGATGCGGATTCGACGTGCCCGCGCTCGAAAAAGGATCGCGCCCCCCCTTGGGGCTGCTCGGCATCCGCGAGCGCGTCGCGTTGATCGGCGGCGAATTCACCGTGGATTCCGCGCCGGGAAAAGGAACGACGCTGAGGGTGCGGATATCGCTGGAAAACGAGAGGGATGGCGGATGA
- a CDS encoding tetratricopeptide repeat protein — protein MKNTATDESASCGSVPSETDGDEGPRAYFSFLGVAGIGYVGLLIFIVIFGLFGDALTAGVDDACAEASFQGGQKALDLGNYDLAIRRFRRALDGQFVDKQREYECGRSLCETLYRLERYDEAVDAYRALPPGALTKPGHLTAYVSSLWRGGNPAEAERLGRQWLEMAREAGDATQESWACGTLGGICQEANRLEEALSYYRRGSALAPDSQLTLSAAAVLHALGRDEEAIRELDAFLSRVPMGNLHEQARRLREQCAGVK, from the coding sequence ATGAAAAACACGGCAACGGACGAAAGCGCCTCGTGTGGTTCCGTTCCATCCGAAACGGACGGCGACGAGGGGCCAAGGGCCTATTTCTCGTTTCTGGGCGTGGCCGGCATCGGCTATGTCGGACTGTTGATATTTATTGTGATCTTTGGGCTTTTTGGCGATGCATTGACGGCGGGTGTGGACGATGCGTGCGCGGAAGCGTCGTTTCAGGGCGGCCAGAAGGCCCTCGACCTCGGCAATTACGATCTCGCGATCCGCCGTTTCCGCCGGGCGTTGGATGGACAGTTCGTGGACAAACAACGCGAGTACGAGTGCGGGCGTTCCCTGTGCGAAACACTTTACCGGCTCGAACGATACGACGAGGCGGTGGATGCGTACCGCGCGTTGCCTCCCGGGGCGCTAACAAAACCGGGGCATCTGACTGCTTATGTGTCGTCTTTGTGGCGCGGGGGCAATCCCGCGGAGGCGGAACGACTGGGCCGGCAATGGCTGGAGATGGCCCGCGAGGCCGGGGATGCCACGCAGGAATCCTGGGCCTGTGGAACCTTGGGCGGGATTTGCCAGGAGGCCAATCGCCTGGAGGAGGCCTTGTCGTACTACCGCAGGGGATCGGCGCTGGCGCCGGACAGCCAATTGACGTTGAGCGCGGCCGCGGTCCTTCATGCGCTTGGACGCGATGAAGAAGCCATTCGCGAACTGGACGCCTTCTTGAGCCGTGTTCCGATGGGCAATTTGCACGAACAGGCGCGAAGACTCCGGGAACAATGCGCCGGCGTGAAGTGA